The following DNA comes from Seriola aureovittata isolate HTS-2021-v1 ecotype China chromosome 15, ASM2101889v1, whole genome shotgun sequence.
GATACATTTTTGTAGGcattatgaatatttatatttcactaaaatccaaaaatgtcaaTCTGCTGCTGGCAAACGAGTAGGGTTCAacatctggggaccatgaatgtttataaaaacttttaatggcaatccatctaatagatgttgagatatttagtGACATTTTAAGTCCCtatattaatcatttataaacagtatataaacGTGTAACGAATAGTTTACAGACTATGATGTAGATGTAAGCAGACATAAATGATTTGTTAACAACTATAACTCCTCTTGTAGGCATCCATTGGTGAATACTGCTGAGTAAACATATAATGAATCAATGAcaatacaattaaaaatgaGATTAATAAACTGAAGGACTGCTACTATCTTTGTTTGGATGGAATCAAGAGTCCAAACTTTGAGGGTTAAAAATTTGTTAGTGAGATTTTATATTCAAGCTGTATCTTGAAATGTCTTCAAAACAGTAATATGAACTGTACGTTTTCTAAACCTCAtgtacattattatttatatacatgtatatctTTCTATATCTTATTACTTAATACAACTAAAATTCTGCAAACCGGAAGTGGAAGTCTTTTTCTGTGAGTGACGCCTCTTCACAGCATAGACGATCTTCGTTACAAACATGGCAGCGAGCAACGACGCTGAAGTCCGCTTCCGTTTCAGATTTAAGGGGAAAGTTAAGGGAAACCTGAGTTGCAGTGGTGATGCTGTTTTTCTACACCTCTTATTGTTGTGAAATAGTGTTAAATATTTTAGGTAAATTAAGCTTGAATAAAAGGTTATCATTtgagttagttagttagttagctGCAATTTGAGATGcaaaaaaagtatataaatataatgtatatataaaatagcTCTATTTTCTGCAGTCTGTTTACGTCTCTATATTATAGATGCTACTTGGTATAAGAGCTGGTCACAGTACCATCTCCATAGATTTTCCCACCCTAATACAACCATAGTTTTAGGCCTACCTACCTTTGCCTACATTACCTATATCTGAATTTCGTACTCTCCTTCTGTGCATATTCTCACACAGGGAATGAGTcgacacaataaaaacaaatttgactGAGACATGAGTTTGACTACATGACAGGAACAATTGCGACTCCCTAGTGAAATCTGTACTTGTGTTATATGTTTTAAAACCATATTTACTATGTGATACCTGTGTGAAAGTAAAGGAAACTATTTGACCAGTCTAAATGTAGTGGTTCTTAATCTGGACTTGGTctagatgttaaaaaaaataaaataaaaacagaaaagtgaaatCTCCAAATTTGACAGTGGGTTTCAGACAGCGTTAAGGGTTTACCTATAAGGTCTAACACACCTCCACGATAGTAAGAGGTGCATGACACTGATCAGTGGCTCAGCAGTGTGTCTTAAACTTCCCTTAACTTCCCCTTTAACCTTGCCTTAACTGCCGAATCGGAAACTACGAATCGGAAGCTGACTTCATCGGTGTCAGGGAACATGTGAATGTCATGCCAGCTTAATCCACTACCTGAATCAGTTCATGCCTGGTTGCTTGTAGTTATAGGTGAAAGTTGGCATGTAAATTACATCTTGCAGGACTGTGCCTTCGTTCACCTCAGACAGCTCAGAATCGGGAAGAATCTGACTTAGCTGATTCATTAACTAgcctgctaatgttagcattttagctTCAGACGGAATCGCGATGGATCCTGACCAACAACTGAGAAATGTAAGTCACTCTCGCATTCACTGACAGCTACATTCAGTTTAATTGCAAGTGAACACACGTTTGATAGTGAGCTTGACTGGATGTGTCTCTTGCAGCTGCGGGATTTTCTTCTGGTTTACAACCGCATGACTGAAATCTGCTTCCAGCGATGCACCAGCAACTTCAACTACAGAAACCTCACCATGGACGAGGTAAAGACTACATTTATACTGTTGCTGCTTTGATTGTTTTGCCCCGCTGCGTGTTTCATCATCTTTACTTAACCTGCCCTTTCTCTGCTggtatattacatattacattacAAGTATAAGGACATCCCGACAGTACATCCATTAATGAAACTGCTGAGCATTTCAGTCCTAAACTTTTGGCATGAATATGCTGCTCAGCCTCTGTACCCTCTTCTGGAAAGTCTTCCCATAAGAGtttggaacctggctgcaggggattgctcccattcagcccctggagcattagtgaggtcgGGCACTGATATTGGGTGATATGTGGTTGAGGTCAGGGCACTGCAGGCTAGTGACGTAGCATTGTTCATGGGGCACAGGGGTAAACATTTCCATTGATTGCAACCAAGGGCCtaaaccacagaagaaaaaacagaccaCATATGAACATGTCTACATACTTTTGGCCAAATAGTGTATGatgaacacatactgtagttaCTGACTTATCACCTCTGGTTTCTGGTGCCTGTCCAGGAGCGCTGTGTGGACAGCTGTGCGGGGAAACTGATTCGGTCTAACCACCGCCTGATGGGCACCTATGTGCAGCTGATGCCTCGGATGGTGCAGCGCCGGATGGAAGAGATGGAGAGCAAGGCTGCAGAGAATGCCAAGGCAGCAGAGGCAGCGACTTCTGCATCTATAGGGCCTCCTGCCACAGAGGCCCTACCTGCGTCTCCAAGCCCCTTCACCTCGTCTCCATCCCCACAAATACCTGCACTGTTGACCCCTATAGCGACTGATGTCGGACCAGAGGCCCATGGCTCAGTCTTAAAGCCAGCAGGATTAGATATTCCAGTAGAGCTGGAGGCTGCTGTGTCCAAATCCACAACAGCCACTGCGGCCAAATTATCTGCCGCCGCACCACTAACACCTGCaactgaaacaataaatacTTCAGTACTTAATAAAGCTGACAATGGACCATCTTATACTGCAGGCTTTCCTCAGCCGCCCATAGCTGGCTCCCAAACTGAGTCTGTAAGCTCAGTGCCTGTGTTTATGCCATCTAAATCAACCTTATCAGAAAATGCTCTTGTGTCAACAGTCGCTGCACCTACAGTCGCAAAATCGACAGAGAGCCTGTCGGGCCAAGAGAGAGCCCCAGAGGTTCCCCCTCCGTCAGGCCAGTAATGATGCCCAGTCCGGGTCAGTCTCAGCTTGTCAAACTCCCACCACAACCAACACAAATCTGATGAGTAGCTCATTAATGGCAATCCCAAACAATGATGTTATTCTCTGTATTGCTGAAAAGAATAGTTGATTAATGGATTGACGTAAATTATAAAATAACTTAACCGTTATATATGATATCATCATGACATGTCATATATAACTAACGTTTTCATAGTGTAATTTAAAAAGTCtttgaggttttgtttttcattatgtgATTGACAAAGTTAGCAACATGAAGACCTCATTTTACACTCTGCTAACTTGTGACTGGCAAAATCCAGGTGTTAAactctctgttgttttgtcatgaAAGGCAGTAACAagaattaatttttaatatgtgtatataAGCGTGTCTGTGCAGTGGTGAGAATATTGCCAGTCAGATCTCCACAGTGATCAGTCTTCAGTCTGCAGACCTGGATTGTGGAAGCTTGATCACATTTGGACTTAAGTCTGGACTTTCAAAAGCCTGGACGGCTCAGTCTGATTATTCCCCAAACACACTCAGTCCTGTTAATTGTTTTGTAGGTTgacacagcaacagcaaaaatgGTAATTATCAGCAATAAACGAGAGTATTCGATACCTTTTTGTCAAgctttcttcattttaaatgccCCAGTGACATGTTGTATTTGTTATTTGCAAACATTGAAGGCCTTCCTGCTGCCGGATGCCCTAACACAGCAGTGAGCTGGGGCGTATGCCACATGCTCTCATCGCTGTGGGTGTGAATCCAGTTCATGACTTTGTCACATATcatcacctctctctcctcccatcatttcctgtctttgcACTGTACATGTTATGTTCTCTATAATCCAGCAGCAAAGGCATGATAAGAGATCTTAAAACGGTATTCCCGGTGGCTTTATTCCTCGACCGCAAGCTTTGTGATCTGTCAGCCAACAGCTGTGACAGTCCAGGATTGTAGAAGAAATTTGTCTCCTTTAGATTGAGTATGAACATGGTTGGTTCAAACCATTGTTTGGATGATAtggtcatattatagtcaggatGTTTAGCCGCCCTGTTGCTGTAGAGTCGGAGCCAATGAGATTTACAGTTCCTGTTAGGAACCAGCTAGTTGAAGAAAACAGATTTGGTAATTTCTGCGGCACGTGGAATTGCAAGTGTcattttactaaaaaaaaaaaaaaaaccttttaaagtCTCTTTTGGAATCACTGATAATCAGTCTTGTGAGGTACTGTTTTAGTTAATTGATGCACTTTAAGGACaacaaatggtaaaaaaaaaatataaaacttgttaaactgtaaataacaaATATCGCAAATACAACAAAGAGGCTATAAAGTGTCCttaaaggcttttttttaataaccaTATGTAAGGTATCCTTTAATAAagatgtttatgtatttatgttaaAAGAACGAATTTCAGCAGATATAtcctttgattttgttttttaagtctCAAACTTTGATATGAGTATCAGGCCCAAAGATCCAGTATCGGTCAGGCTCGAATTCAACATGAACATGTCTTTCTCACACTAGATAATTTGATTTGTTATAGCAGGAAAAATACAGGTGGTACCAACAACGTTACCTATAGATCAAGTGTCCCAGCGAGCCGAGACAGTGAGCCAGCACACACAGCGCCAGgaacctgaaactgaagcaaAGGCGAAGGgaattcatttcaaattcattttattatttacacctgtgcttttcctactgttaCAATGTGACACAGTCTTCTGGGAAAAAAGGCTTGTTATATTCTAATCAACATTTATAActgataaaacataaataataaataagagtATTGACAAGTCTATTTTTCAACTGCAACAGTCCCTAATCAGTACACATGGGCCTTTTTCATGGAAAACATTATAGCATACCACAGTAGGAAATGCACAGGTGTACGTAATCAAATTAATGAAGGCAAAACACTTCAGAACAGACCCATCGTTAATGTTActagttacacctgtgcttttcttactatgaaaaattaaacatgtcAACACCTATCTTGGTCAGAATTCTTTATAAGCAAAACCAGAGTTTTTAGGTGCCTCATCAAAAGTGTTTACgtaaaaggaaaagagaaaaagaaaaatgtgagcAATGTGTGTCACTAGATTTTAAACTCTCTAGATTTTGATATTGGTATCAGCATCAGTCAGCCCCCACTATAGGCTATGAATTTATCACAGATAAGCAGATATTACAggcaaacaaataataataaaaaataatttcattctTGTTGATTTTCCTTCCTCTATATTCATGTGtcttcattagttttattttttcatacatttagaaaaaataaaaatgtttttagagTTTAAATTTGCCTTTTGATACATCACAGTCTTAAATTTATGCTAACATTTATTCTGTGAATGCTTTCTTTcattgaaaagaagaaaaaaaaccgCACAGCCACCTCACCTACCTTATCTCGTCATCTTCGGCCCCATTTAGTTTTACCCTTGGGTGTAGCATCATTGCATTGcctccagcagggggcgctgtcGTGTGAGAGTCCCGGCACAGGGCAGAGCCAGTAGCGGAGCTCCTCTAACTTCTCACCAGTAGCTGCCTACATCAACTCCGAGGAGCGGGGCGTGGACTCAGACCGACCATTCCCTGCTCTTAAATTTGAGGAGACGACCGACTTTCGGGGGGAAAACGGAAAAAAACGAAACTGACAAGAAATCGATCGTTTGGCTCCAGGTAAGAGTTTTGAGAACgcgtttgtttgtttaatggttttgtttcctttgtgcTGGGGAGAGGTTGTAGTGGATGTCCAActtcactttgactttttaacaATAGATTTCAAAGTGATCCAACAGGCCAGCCCATCCGATTCCACGGAGGAAGATAAAGCCATGGGGAAATGTgggaaatgtgaataaatgtacAGCTATTTAAGTACTTGGATTCACAGTTTTATAACTCTACACTACTAATCAGTATAAAACTTAAAAGACTGGATTAAAATGAGAATGAATGTCTAGTAATATACTATAAATGTACAGTTAGGCTCACTCACGAATGGATACTGTTCTTTTCATCACACATTAATGTCACAATATGGACATTAACTTAATACAAGTCATCGGAGGCTCAGAAGACAGGGAGTAATGTCTGTTTACCTGCATGTATCAGCCCCCCCAGGGAAGATGCACAGTGTGTAGCAAAAGAATCTGTACAAACCATAATAGGAGTCTTTGTTTATCACCTTTTGCAGGCTACATGCTCCTGATCTTGAAAGAGATTGAAAGAGCAAAGAGTCAAGCGAGGGAACCTACAGCATAGCTATGGATGACATCTTCACACAGTGTCGAGAAGGCAACTCTGTGGCTGTTCGTCTGTGGTTGGACAACACAGAGAATGACCTCAACTTGGGGTAAGCGGATATATCTGCACACACTCCCCTCAAATATACAAAGCTTGAAGATGACTGTGTTACAGATGACTATAATGCCATTGCAATAACACATGGAGTACAGTGGCTTATGATTGGAGCAGTCTTTAAAGCAAACGTACCACATTTGGTATGGTAGGTGAGCGATTCtctgctcgtgtgtgtgtgtgtgtgtgtgtgcatacaaaAGCAACCCTTGGCACATTAGAGGTGGACAAATAGTTTCCATATTGTGCTCTCTCTGCAACTCCACATACTGCTGAACATCACCCAGCTTTGGTAATTCCAGTCCAGTTTGTactttttcccccttttcttcttGGATTTCTCTCCTCATGATGTCATCtctaaaaactgtgtgtgtgtgtgtgtgtattaaatcAGTGGGTGATTTTGGGAGGTTGTGCGGTGACATAAATGACTCAGACGACTGAATATAACCTGAAACTCATCGTACACtggactgaaaaacacagacagactttAGTTtgtagtgctgaaacaatttggttgacagaaaatcaatcaaaaacacatctgatAGTCAGgtaattgttttaaattgaataacTGGGATTTCATACTGTTGGTCTGACAAAACAACCActttgaagatgttttctggGAATAAGCGACTGgctttttttgacatattatacattaaaaaaataattaattaatctaaAATGGAAGCGATTAGATGAATTTATAATACTCATGAGTTGCAGTCCTATTAGATATAAAGAGCACTTCTGCCTGTTTACATAATTCCCTAGCTAGAGAGAAGCTAGAAGACCTCACTGCTAAAGACCTTTGTTATCTCATTCTTGGGCCAGGCCATATATGTGCAGTTTGTTGACGTTGACTTTGAGGGCTGCAGAGCTGCTAGCCAACCACGCAACAGCCAAGGCCATTTCCTCTCTTCAACTCCATACAGGGCCAGGCCCTCGCTGACAGAGCTTCTCAGGCAGCTAGCTGCAGTCCCACATAAACATCTGAGAGACCAGTCATTATGCTGGAGGCCTTGCTTTGGCTGTTAGTCTGAGGAGGCTCAACTTTGTGAAGtggcctttttttcccccttcagcGTAACCAATAATATGTACTAAGTGTTATACATTGGAAAGTATGTCGCTTAGTAGGAATTAAAATTTTAGATCTCCCCTGGGAGTGAGCAACACAGGAAgacacttggaaaaaaaaaaaaaaaaaaaggcgagaGAATGTGTTGCTGAGGATTCCACTGTGTATTTTCTACTCTGTCATTCCTGAGTTTTTTTCCCTGTTACTTTTTATAGCACACAGGGTTGTGCAGACTATGAACTGTCTGTCGACAGTGCTGGATCAGAATTGACAGAGAATGTGACTAACTGCTGTTTCACTTTAGTGTGAGCAAGTACTGTAGCCATTTCCTACGGACTATACAAGCCCTCTTGAgttttattgttaaatataGTGTAAAGTTTGTGGCTTTGCAGGGAATTGTGAGAAGCCCCAGCAGCTGCCTCGGGGTCAGCTAATGTAAAGGACTCAATTGGGTGAAGGGGGCCAGTCACACGTAGGTGATAGTTTGGCTCCTTGCAGACTGCAGCAGTGCTATGTacgctgtctgtgtgtttccgTCTTTGAATATGTTAGCAGGCATTCCAGCTTGCACAGACATATTTATCACTGGGCCAGTCATCAAATGGGTAAAGGCTGCAGGCAGAGCAAGGAAGCATGTGCTTAAGTCTAAATAAAGATTTGTAGGTTGAGGATGTGAGAACCTGTGTGAGTGTCAAAGAAAGAACGACACAGATAGTATTTTGTCAGCTGACATATGCTTAGAGTTGTTAAGAAAGCCCACCAGCAATGTCATACACACAAAGCAACAAAGTACGTCTTTACCTCTAAATGTTGCCAACCTATGAttataaagctttaaaaagcaGGTCTATCACAGCTTAAAGATTGCTGAGCTAATTATCTTAGGATTTCTCCTTCTTTGCTCTTCattctctttgtgtgtcttgtgCTTTAGTGATGACCATGGCTTCAGCCCCCTCCACTGGGCATGCAGGGAAGGGAGGAGCGGTGTTGTTGACATGCTCATCATGAGAGGTGCTCGTATTAACGTGATGAACCGTGGTGACGATACCCCATTGCATCTCGCCTCCAGTCATGGACACAGAGACATCGTGGCTAAGGTAAACACAGTCAGACATACATATATGGTAACAACTGGGCCGTGCGTGTGTTGTTTATAGACGGTCTGAGGGGAGAAAACTTGCCCCTGTTGTTCCGTTTTCTAACTTTCTAACTTTGTGAATGCCAGCTGATTCAGTGCAAAGCAGACCCCAACACAGTCAACGAGCATGGAAACACACCACTCCACTACGCCTGCTTCTGGGGTCAAGATGAAGTGGCAGAGGTTAgttgaaatacacacacagagattcTCCACTTCTTTTTTCACAGTCTGTTGGCTAAAAAATGTATATAGGTTCTTCCAATCCAGAACCTATGCTTGTAATCCAATCTGTACATACATAACACAGTTTAACCCCTGGTTTTAGGACTTGGTGGCCAGTGGTGcccaggtgtgtgtatgtaacagGTATGGACAGACACCTCTGGATAAGGCCAAGCCTCACCTAAAACAGCTCCTTCAAGGTCAGAAATTATTTGTGGGCATTTTAACACATTAAGAGGTTATTCatatgaaagaagaaaatcatcACGTTGGCAAAACTCAAGTTTCAccactttattttgtattgttacTTCTTTTTTGCGTATGTGTTtagaaaaggcagagaaaatgGGCCAGAGTATGACCAAAGTCCCCTATAAGGAAACTTTCTGGAAGGGCACCATGCGAACACGACCTCGTGAGTATCATTTCATTAAAAGGAAAGAATCAACATCTCAAATCAGgatatttttgtgattatttacatttctgCTCTTACAGGTAATGGGACCCTCAACAAGCAGGCTGGTATTGATTTTAAGCAGCTTTCACTCCTGGCAAAGATCAATGAAAATCAGTCTGGAGAGGTCAGTTGCAATCAgtgtttactgttttttttttttttgtatttttcagctCACCTGTTGTTTACTAGACTATGATCATTTGCTCTGTCTGCAGTTATGGCAGGGCCGGTGGCAAGGGGATGAGATTGTAGTGAAGGTGCTACAGGTGAGAGACTGGACCACCAGGAAGAGCAGAGACTTCAACGAAGAGCATCCAAAACTAAGGTTTGTTATTGTGGTTAAATATGGTGTCTCCATGCAGAATAGTTACATAAGGATTCATTTATGGGCATCACTGGGTCATGTGCTGTCAATCTGTTTGCTTGCATAAACTGAGGctaatacatttgtttttgctgtttctctctcttcacatcCGGGTAAACAAAGTGCTAATGTGATGTGGGATGTGATTGATTAGTGGTGATTGAGGTCAGTGGTGAATAAGAACTTCGGATCTTGTGCAATAAGCagaggatttatttttattgttagaGGTCAAAGGAATGACTTTTGGTTGGTGTTGCAGTGAAATATTCCTTGGCCCTCTTCCCCATGTCATGTGTCCTGCTCTACAGTGTGAAAAACCACAAACCTCCCTCTGTTAGTAAACATGAATTCCGCTATGGCATGAAATTAACTTAAAAATGGAACCTTATTCTGAATCCTGTGTGTCATTATTGCATTGGCCCATGTTGATGTTCTTGTATCAGTTTGTGCATTATGTTCTTACTTGCCAAATAATTGCCCAAATGGCAAAGAGTTGCATCTTTCCTATGTTGAAACGTGTACAGACAATAGCAAGAGAGGATTTTGTCGAGCTGAAAGTCAACTCAGACAAACATGTTAAGACAGGTTTAGCGGAGCCCGAAGAAGGACAGCTGCATTCAGTGaatcattattgattaaattaCGGCTGTGTGACGTACATATATCGAATGAGCTACTCACGAGCATGTGTGACAGGTACTATATCCGACCAGATTAGCATATTACCTATCCTTCGACAAGCTTAGTCAGTCCCACCAACCTCAGACCCTcatgaagtgaaaagaaaaactcgCAACAAAACCTTAAATAGAACAAGAATGAGAGAAACCTCTGAGCAGGCCAAGTCAAAGAATGATCCCCCACCAGGAAGGCGGAGTGTGCAGTAGGAAGAACTTGGCAGTGTGGTTCCGTGTTGGCTTTAGTTCTTGCCCTCTTTTGGGAATTGATGCCaatataaaagcacaaaaaaaaattcagaggcAACATAAAATCTGACATGGATTGCAAAAATGAAAGAGCttcagataaagaaaaactacTGTTCAGCTTAACTTGTAATGGTGTACAATAATAAGGATTGTTGAAGAGTTTTCTTCATGCAGAGCAAGTTATAGGAGACATTTCTTATTTCCATGTTCTGAACTGGTTAATTCCTTATCAGCTGGGAAAGACTTCCATTTTTGAagaagatataaatgcttacttttgtcttcctttttttttaacattacacaCATGTTCTTGCTCTGTCTGTCGTGTCTCCCTAGGATCTTTTCTCATCCAAATATTCTGCCTGTTCTCGGGGCCTGTCAGTCGCCTCCATCCCCTCACCCCATCATCATTACCCACTATATGCCTTACGGATCCCTCTACAACATACTCCACCAGGGCACTAGTAAGTGATTCAAGCACATGTATGAAAcggaaatgaataaaatttgcATTGAGGTTTATTCCATCCCCAAAGCACTATGGCTGAGGATTGCTACTGTAGATGGAGGACATCACACAACCATCTTCACCCCACTGTACTCTTTACCCTTCCTCCGGCCCTTCTTGTctccttgtcctcctctgtctttgtcttccctccctttctcaGCTCTGGTGGTCGACCAAAACCAAGCAGTGAAGTTTGCATTGGACATTGCCAGCGGCATGGCTTTCCTCCACACCTTAGAACCAATGGTTTCAAGGCTTTACCTCAACAGTAAGCACGTCATGGTAAGTACCGTCTTTGACCACTGAAAGATCTTAGTCTATCACTGCCACTGCACTAACACACTATTAAGCTGATGTGATGAATTTGCAGATTGATGAGGACATGACAGCCAGAATAAGCATGGCAGATGCAAAGTTCTCCTTCCAGTGTCCTGGTCGTATGTACTCTCCAGCATGGATGGCCCCTGAAGGTAGTTATTCATTTTTGTTCCTGTTGGCTCCCCTCATTCCTGCCTAAATCCTGCTCCCATAATACCTCCATAGACTTTATGAGTCATACTGTACTATATAATTTAGTCCCTCTTCAGTGGCTGTCAAGCTGTTCATCTGGTGTGTTGCCCAAGTTACAGGATGAAAACAAACTCTACGAGTTATTCCATTATGTTTTATGGTTTTCCTtgtccctctttttttttcagccctgCAGAAGAGGCCTGAAGACATCAACAGGAGATCAGCTGACATGTGGAGCTTTGCAGTGTTACTATGGGAGCTGGTTACCAGGGAGGTCCCCTTTGCTGACCTCTCACACATGGAGATAGGCATGAAGGTAAGTGGGTGCAGCATTTATATACCCACAGGCCTACACTATATGTTCACATCCAGTATCTGTGTATTTCTTGGAAAACAAATACTgcttaaagaataaaatgttgAAAGTTATTACAATATTAACAGTGACTTTGAATCTCACTTCCCATTTCCCAGGTGGCTCTCGAGGGTCTTCGGCCCACCATTCCTCCAGGGATTTCACCTCATATCTGTAAGCTAATGAGGCTCTGCATGAACGAAGACCCAGCCAAGAGACCCAAGTTTGACATGATTGTCCCCATCCTGGAGAAGATGCAAGACAAGTGAATGCAACCGCAACAACTTGTGCACTCctgttattatgttttttatcatCAAACCACTCTTTATCTTCACTTCAATCATGTATCTGCTAAGCTGCTGTAAATAATGTCAGAGACCACTTAAGCTACACAATCCAAACAATAAGTATTATATTgctttttttgtataatttaaaTTTGAGGTATAAATGTTCTTTAGCTATGTTGCTCTTTTATTATAGCTTAAACTGAAATGCTGGCAATCTTTTCAGTCCAGTGAGGATTATATTCAGTGATGTGTCAAGACACAATTGCTCAGAAACTGATCCAAAGAAATGTGTTGCTTTTCTACACATTAACAAATGCCAAtgcaataaatgttttatatttatga
Coding sequences within:
- the ilk gene encoding integrin-linked protein kinase, with the protein product MDDIFTQCREGNSVAVRLWLDNTENDLNLGDDHGFSPLHWACREGRSGVVDMLIMRGARINVMNRGDDTPLHLASSHGHRDIVAKLIQCKADPNTVNEHGNTPLHYACFWGQDEVAEDLVASGAQVCVCNRYGQTPLDKAKPHLKQLLQEKAEKMGQSMTKVPYKETFWKGTMRTRPRNGTLNKQAGIDFKQLSLLAKINENQSGELWQGRWQGDEIVVKVLQVRDWTTRKSRDFNEEHPKLRIFSHPNILPVLGACQSPPSPHPIIITHYMPYGSLYNILHQGTTLVVDQNQAVKFALDIASGMAFLHTLEPMVSRLYLNSKHVMIDEDMTARISMADAKFSFQCPGRMYSPAWMAPEALQKRPEDINRRSADMWSFAVLLWELVTREVPFADLSHMEIGMKVALEGLRPTIPPGISPHICKLMRLCMNEDPAKRPKFDMIVPILEKMQDK
- the timm10b gene encoding mitochondrial import inner membrane translocase subunit Tim10 B, with protein sequence MDPDQQLRNLRDFLLVYNRMTEICFQRCTSNFNYRNLTMDEERCVDSCAGKLIRSNHRLMGTYVQLMPRMVQRRMEEMESKAAENAKAAEAATSASIGPPATEALPASPSPFTSSPSPQIPALLTPIATDVGPEAHGSVLKPAGLDIPVELEAAVSKSTTATAAKLSAAAPLTPATETINTSVLNKADNGPSYTAGFPQPPIAGSQTESVSSVPVFMPSKSTLSENALVSTVAAPTVAKSTESLSGQERAPEVPPPSGQ